A genome region from Dickeya dadantii NCPPB 898 includes the following:
- the psiE gene encoding phosphate-starvation-inducible protein PsiE, translating to MAGSARAVMIAKGLQTILNFGLLVLAVILVIFLGKETWHLATVLLVSNEKESSYMLIESLVIYFLYFEFLALIVKYFLSGYHFPLRYFIYIGITAIVRLIIVDHKNPADTFIYAGAILILVITLYLVNSPRLKRE from the coding sequence ATGGCGGGTTCAGCGCGTGCGGTCATGATTGCCAAAGGGTTGCAGACCATACTCAATTTCGGCCTGTTGGTGCTGGCGGTGATTCTGGTGATCTTTCTGGGCAAGGAGACCTGGCATCTGGCGACGGTACTGCTGGTCAGCAATGAGAAAGAGTCGTCCTATATGCTGATCGAAAGCCTGGTGATTTATTTTCTCTACTTTGAGTTTCTGGCGCTGATCGTGAAGTATTTCCTGTCCGGCTATCACTTCCCGCTGCGCTATTTTATCTACATCGGTATTACCGCCATCGTGCGGCTGATTATCGTCGACCATAAAAACCCGGCGGATACGTTCATCTATGCCGGGGCGATCCTGATTCTGGTGATCACGCTTTATCTGGTCAACAGCCCGCGCCTGAAGCGGGAATAA
- a CDS encoding TIM barrel protein, giving the protein MAHDMRNATVRSRTDMNNPLSVCAEMVFPELPFIERVRHIHALGFGVEMWSWEHKDLTALAATGARFTSMSGFLAGNLTDSEGIRRLLTTARASLAAADKLDCLNLNLTGSVLDASGLPVTPVDTLTGSMWLNAAAALHEVARLGEQYGRVFTLENLNVDVDHPGTPFAKASETFALVAAVNSPYLKMNLDLYHAQIGEGNLTELIRRCHPFIGEIQVADVPGRHQPGTGEINYRYIARTLHEVDYRGPIALEGWAQGDDAEALEQFRAHFTLG; this is encoded by the coding sequence ATGGCACATGACATGCGCAACGCCACCGTGAGGTCACGCACCGACATGAACAATCCGCTCTCCGTCTGCGCCGAAATGGTTTTCCCTGAACTCCCGTTCATCGAACGCGTCAGGCATATTCATGCGTTGGGTTTCGGCGTTGAAATGTGGAGCTGGGAACACAAGGACCTCACCGCACTGGCGGCTACCGGCGCCCGCTTTACCTCCATGTCCGGTTTTCTGGCCGGGAACCTCACCGATAGTGAAGGGATCCGCCGGCTATTAACCACCGCTCGGGCGTCGCTGGCCGCGGCCGACAAGCTGGATTGTCTGAACCTTAATCTCACCGGCAGCGTGCTGGATGCCAGCGGGTTGCCGGTAACGCCGGTTGATACCCTTACCGGCTCAATGTGGTTAAACGCCGCCGCCGCGCTGCATGAGGTTGCCCGCCTGGGCGAGCAATACGGCCGCGTTTTTACGCTGGAAAATCTCAACGTGGATGTCGACCACCCGGGAACGCCGTTTGCCAAAGCCAGCGAAACGTTCGCGCTGGTTGCCGCCGTCAACAGCCCTTACCTGAAGATGAATCTCGACCTCTATCACGCACAAATCGGCGAAGGCAATCTCACCGAGCTGATTCGCCGCTGTCACCCCTTTATCGGGGAAATCCAGGTGGCCGACGTACCGGGCCGCCACCAGCCGGGAACCGGCGAGATCAATTACCGGTACATCGCCAGAACGCTGCATGAGGTGGATTACCGCGGGCCGATAGCGCTGGAAGGGTGGGCGCAGGGAGATGACGCAGAGGCGTTAGAACAGTTTCGGGCGCATTTCACGCTGGGCTGA
- a CDS encoding MFS transporter, protein MSTELKTSLHKLLVPRLSFMMFMQFFIWGSWSVTLGLVMTQHNMSSLIGDAFSAGPIASILSPFVLGMLVDRFFPSQKVMAVMHLAGAAILWCVPQALASENGAQLIALLFAYTLCYMPTLALTNNIAFHSLASAEKTFPVVRVFGTIGWIVAGILIGVTGIAASVMIFQLAAVCSVILAVYSLTLPHTPAPAKGQPLALRDLFCADAFALLKKSHFLIFSVCATLISIPLGTYYAYTASFLADLGIKDVSTAMSFGQMSEIFFMLIIPLLFRRLGIKYMLLIGMLAWFLRYALFALGVSETGRGLLYLGILLHGVCYDFFFVIGFIYTDRVAGDKVKGQAQSLIVMFTYGIGMLLGSQISGALYNRLLGQTTPPEVHNWVTFWWIPAVMAAVIAFIFLLSFKYQEQDNR, encoded by the coding sequence ATGAGTACCGAATTAAAAACATCACTGCATAAACTGCTCGTTCCCCGGTTGTCGTTCATGATGTTTATGCAATTTTTTATCTGGGGAAGCTGGTCGGTCACGCTGGGGCTGGTGATGACGCAGCACAACATGTCCTCATTGATTGGCGACGCTTTCTCGGCCGGGCCTATCGCCTCCATCCTGTCCCCTTTTGTGCTCGGCATGCTGGTTGACCGCTTTTTCCCTTCGCAGAAAGTGATGGCGGTGATGCACCTGGCCGGCGCGGCGATCCTGTGGTGTGTTCCGCAGGCGCTGGCAAGCGAAAATGGCGCACAGCTGATTGCACTGCTGTTCGCCTACACGTTGTGTTACATGCCGACGCTGGCGTTGACCAACAACATTGCCTTCCACAGTCTGGCGAGTGCGGAAAAAACCTTTCCGGTGGTTCGCGTGTTCGGCACGATAGGCTGGATTGTCGCCGGGATCTTGATTGGCGTTACCGGCATTGCCGCCAGCGTGATGATTTTCCAGCTTGCCGCGGTGTGCTCCGTCATTCTGGCCGTTTATAGCCTGACGTTGCCCCATACGCCGGCGCCGGCCAAAGGCCAGCCGCTGGCGTTGCGCGATCTGTTCTGCGCCGACGCCTTCGCCCTGCTGAAGAAAAGTCATTTTCTGATTTTTTCCGTCTGCGCCACCCTGATTTCCATTCCGCTGGGTACTTACTACGCCTACACCGCGTCATTCCTCGCGGATCTCGGCATTAAAGACGTCAGCACGGCGATGTCGTTCGGCCAGATGTCGGAAATCTTTTTCATGTTGATTATCCCGCTGTTGTTCCGCCGTCTGGGCATCAAATACATGCTGCTGATCGGTATGCTGGCGTGGTTTCTCCGCTATGCGCTGTTTGCCCTTGGCGTCAGCGAGACCGGGCGTGGGCTGCTGTACCTCGGCATTTTGCTGCATGGCGTTTGCTACGATTTTTTCTTTGTCATCGGTTTTATCTATACCGATCGCGTTGCCGGCGACAAGGTCAAAGGTCAGGCGCAAAGCCTGATTGTCATGTTTACCTACGGTATTGGCATGTTGCTCGGCTCGCAAATCTCTGGCGCGCTGTATAACCGGCTGCTCGGACAGACCACGCCGCCCGAGGTACACAACTGGGTCACCTTCTGGTGGATCCCGGCCGTTATGGCCGCCGTCATCGCGTTTATTTTCCTTCTTTCCTTTAAATATCAAGAGCAAGACAACCGTTAA
- a CDS encoding sugar phosphate isomerase/epimerase family protein — protein MQTIKGPGLFLAQYIGEQAPFNSLEGLAGWAAGLGFKALQIPCNHPHIFDLETAAHSQTYCDDVAGRLAEYGLVISELSTHLEGQLIAVHPAYNHAFNDFAPPAVRQSKTARQQWAVSALTNAAAASEKLGLRAHATFSGALAWPYFYPWPPRKETLIKEAFDELAQRWRPILDVFDHHGVDLCYELHPSEDLHDGVSFERFLHAVDDHPRCHVLYDPSHMLLQQMDYLAFIDIYHDRIRAFHVKDAEFIPSGKSGVYGGYQPWTERAGRFRSPGDGQIDFKSIFSKLAQYDYPGWAVLEWECCLKEAETGAREGAEFIRRHIIPVAGKAFDDFAATTSDRQAIRNMLGLKGENAS, from the coding sequence ATGCAAACAATAAAAGGGCCGGGTTTATTTCTCGCGCAGTATATTGGGGAACAGGCGCCCTTTAATTCACTGGAAGGGCTAGCCGGCTGGGCGGCTGGCCTCGGTTTCAAGGCGCTCCAGATCCCCTGCAACCATCCGCACATTTTTGATCTGGAAACGGCCGCGCACAGCCAAACCTATTGCGACGACGTCGCCGGACGCCTGGCTGAATACGGGCTGGTGATTAGCGAACTCTCCACCCATCTCGAAGGCCAGTTGATTGCCGTACATCCGGCTTACAATCACGCCTTTAACGATTTTGCGCCGCCTGCCGTTCGCCAGAGCAAAACAGCGCGGCAGCAATGGGCGGTAAGCGCGTTAACAAACGCCGCCGCCGCGTCAGAAAAATTGGGATTGCGCGCCCATGCGACCTTCTCCGGCGCGCTGGCCTGGCCCTATTTCTACCCGTGGCCACCGCGCAAGGAAACGTTAATCAAAGAGGCTTTCGACGAGCTGGCCCAGCGCTGGCGCCCAATCCTGGACGTCTTTGATCACCACGGCGTTGACCTCTGTTACGAATTGCACCCGTCGGAAGACCTGCACGATGGCGTCAGTTTCGAGCGTTTTCTCCATGCGGTTGACGACCACCCGCGCTGCCATGTGCTGTACGACCCGAGCCATATGCTGTTGCAGCAGATGGATTACCTCGCCTTTATCGATATTTACCACGACAGAATCCGGGCCTTTCATGTGAAAGACGCCGAGTTTATACCCAGCGGCAAAAGCGGCGTTTACGGCGGCTATCAGCCCTGGACCGAACGCGCCGGGCGCTTCCGCTCGCCGGGAGACGGTCAGATCGATTTCAAATCCATTTTCAGCAAGCTGGCGCAGTATGACTATCCGGGCTGGGCGGTTCTGGAATGGGAATGCTGCCTGAAAGAGGCGGAAACCGGCGCGCGGGAAGGGGCCGAGTTCATCCGCCGTCACATCATCCCCGTGGCCGGCAAAGCATTTGATGACTTTGCCGCCACCACCAGCGATCGCCAGGCCATCAGGAACATGCTGGGGCTGAAAGGAGAAAACGCGTCATGA
- a CDS encoding Gfo/Idh/MocA family protein: MINVGIIGSGFIGPAHIEAIRRLGFVNVVALCDSTLALAQEKARQLAIPHAYGDVDALLNHPGLDVVHNCTPNYLHAAINRKAMLAGKHIFSEKPLCMTSEEARELVALAQEKGIVHGVSFVYRHFAMVQQAASMIRQEALGRLFAVHGGYLQDWMLYETDYNWRVDAAKGGLSRTVADIGSHWCDTIQFVTGRKIVEVMADLATVYPTRKASRQATATFGGPDAATEYEDKPVTTEDFAAILLRFDDGSRGSLTVSQVSAGRKNRLHFEINGAQASLAWDQELPQNLWIGQRDRPNQLLCDDPALMNADVSSQAHFPGGHIEGWPDAFKNMMLRFYTYIREGKQPQVDPCDFATFHDGATIMFIIDAIVRSHREQRWIAIPA, translated from the coding sequence ATGATCAATGTCGGCATTATCGGTTCAGGCTTCATCGGGCCTGCGCATATCGAAGCTATCCGGCGGTTAGGGTTCGTCAATGTGGTCGCGCTATGCGACAGCACTCTTGCACTGGCGCAGGAAAAAGCCCGCCAGTTAGCTATCCCCCATGCCTATGGCGACGTTGACGCGTTGCTGAACCATCCCGGTCTGGATGTGGTGCACAACTGCACGCCCAATTACCTGCATGCCGCCATCAACCGCAAAGCGATGCTGGCGGGCAAACACATTTTTTCCGAAAAGCCGCTCTGCATGACCAGCGAGGAAGCCCGCGAACTGGTCGCGCTGGCGCAGGAAAAAGGCATCGTTCATGGAGTCAGCTTTGTTTACCGCCACTTCGCGATGGTGCAGCAGGCGGCCAGCATGATCCGCCAGGAGGCGCTGGGTCGTCTGTTTGCCGTACACGGCGGTTACCTGCAAGACTGGATGCTCTACGAAACCGACTATAACTGGCGCGTCGATGCCGCTAAAGGCGGCCTGTCCCGCACCGTCGCCGACATCGGCTCCCACTGGTGCGACACCATCCAGTTTGTCACCGGCCGTAAAATCGTCGAAGTGATGGCGGACCTCGCCACCGTCTACCCCACGCGTAAGGCCAGCCGCCAGGCGACGGCTACCTTTGGCGGTCCGGATGCGGCGACGGAATATGAGGACAAACCCGTGACCACCGAAGACTTCGCCGCCATCCTGCTGCGTTTTGATGATGGCAGCCGCGGCAGTCTGACGGTATCTCAGGTAAGCGCCGGCAGAAAAAACCGCCTGCACTTTGAAATCAATGGCGCTCAGGCGTCTCTGGCCTGGGATCAGGAACTGCCGCAAAATCTGTGGATCGGGCAGCGGGACCGCCCCAATCAACTACTGTGTGATGATCCGGCGTTGATGAATGCGGATGTGTCCAGCCAGGCCCATTTTCCCGGCGGCCACATTGAAGGCTGGCCCGATGCGTTTAAAAACATGATGCTGCGCTTTTATACCTATATTCGGGAAGGGAAACAGCCGCAGGTCGATCCCTGCGACTTCGCAACCTTCCACGACGGTGCCACCATTATGTTCATCATTGATGCAATAGTGCGCAGCCACCGGGAACAGCGCTGGATCGCCATACCGGCATAA
- a CDS encoding LacI family DNA-binding transcriptional regulator encodes MSIQKIARLAGVSVATVSRVLNNQDSVKPQNRERVLNAIQQSNYQPNLLARQLRTAKSHMLLVMVSNIANPFCADVVKGIESEAEQNGYRILLCNSGSDTARAKSSLSLLSGKMVDGVITMDALSRLPELTTMIGDAPWVQCAEYADAAAVSSVGIDDRLASRFVLEHLLKNNRQRIAMINHDLNYKYAQLREQGYREMIAEHARPYSSVIYASELSYEAGKKAMLSLLNEEIRPDAVFAVSDTLAAGALKAIEDAGLQVAKDIAVIGFDGTELSYITSPQLSTVQQPSQEIGRQAVKLLLQKINDPDSLPEKRILDWQFISRASG; translated from the coding sequence ATGTCGATTCAAAAAATCGCACGACTTGCCGGCGTTTCCGTGGCAACCGTATCGCGGGTGCTGAATAATCAGGACTCCGTTAAGCCCCAAAACCGTGAACGTGTACTGAACGCCATCCAACAAAGCAATTACCAGCCCAATTTACTCGCCAGACAATTGCGTACCGCGAAAAGTCATATGCTGCTGGTCATGGTTTCCAATATCGCCAACCCATTCTGCGCCGATGTGGTAAAAGGCATTGAATCCGAAGCGGAGCAGAATGGATACCGCATTCTGTTATGTAATTCCGGCTCGGATACGGCGCGGGCAAAATCCAGCCTGTCGTTATTGTCCGGGAAAATGGTCGACGGGGTAATTACCATGGACGCATTATCCCGTTTGCCGGAATTGACCACGATGATAGGCGACGCGCCCTGGGTACAGTGCGCCGAATACGCCGATGCGGCGGCGGTTTCCAGCGTCGGTATTGATGACCGGCTGGCATCCCGTTTTGTGCTTGAACACCTGTTAAAAAATAACCGCCAGCGCATCGCCATGATCAACCACGACCTGAATTATAAATATGCCCAACTGCGGGAACAGGGTTATCGGGAAATGATTGCCGAGCACGCGCGTCCCTATTCCTCGGTTATTTATGCCAGTGAACTCAGTTACGAGGCGGGGAAAAAAGCCATGCTCTCGTTGCTTAATGAGGAAATACGACCAGACGCGGTATTTGCCGTGTCAGACACGCTGGCGGCCGGCGCGTTAAAAGCGATTGAAGACGCGGGATTGCAGGTGGCGAAAGATATTGCCGTGATCGGGTTTGACGGTACCGAGTTAAGCTATATTACCTCGCCGCAATTAAGCACCGTCCAGCAGCCTTCACAAGAAATCGGTCGGCAGGCCGTCAAATTGCTGCTGCAAAAAATCAATGACCCTGACAGTCTTCCTGAAAAAAGAATCCTGGACTGGCAATTTATTTCCCGGGCATCAGGTTAA
- a CDS encoding sugar phosphate isomerase/epimerase family protein — protein MDLKRFLRLSLFISLFTLNALPLLARANLEAGKGNVPIALQMYTLRHVGSLEEQFAMANKAGFNAVELVGDHNVSSDEMKSLLEKYNLKAISAHVQLTNLRQDMQSVVAFNNAVGNRVLIVPWIEPADRPASAQAWKDMAQELDNLARHLKKQGMTLGYHNHDFEMKKYNGKTALEILFDHAPNLAIELDMAWVTRGGQDPARLLKKYKGRVFAVHAKDHAPIGTRDDEMNFAPAGEGILTWDDIFPAAEKAGKVWFIVEHDAPKDPYSIITTARKFLLKHVNP, from the coding sequence ATGGACCTGAAGCGATTTTTACGTTTATCACTTTTTATCTCGTTGTTTACCCTCAATGCGTTGCCATTACTTGCCAGGGCGAATCTTGAAGCGGGAAAAGGGAATGTGCCCATTGCCCTGCAAATGTATACACTGCGTCATGTCGGCTCGCTGGAAGAGCAGTTCGCAATGGCGAATAAGGCGGGTTTTAATGCCGTAGAGTTGGTTGGCGACCATAATGTGTCGTCTGATGAGATGAAATCGCTGCTTGAGAAATATAACCTGAAGGCGATATCGGCTCATGTGCAGCTCACTAATTTGCGGCAGGATATGCAGAGTGTGGTCGCATTCAACAACGCTGTCGGTAACCGTGTACTGATTGTTCCCTGGATTGAGCCGGCTGACCGGCCGGCCAGCGCGCAGGCATGGAAAGACATGGCGCAGGAACTGGATAATCTGGCTCGTCATCTTAAAAAGCAGGGAATGACGCTGGGATATCATAACCATGATTTTGAAATGAAAAAATATAACGGTAAAACGGCGCTGGAAATTCTTTTTGACCATGCCCCCAATCTGGCAATCGAGCTGGATATGGCCTGGGTGACGCGAGGCGGCCAGGACCCGGCACGTCTGCTGAAAAAATATAAAGGACGGGTGTTTGCCGTTCATGCCAAGGATCACGCGCCGATTGGCACTCGTGATGATGAAATGAATTTTGCGCCGGCCGGCGAAGGTATTCTGACCTGGGATGACATCTTCCCCGCGGCAGAAAAAGCAGGGAAAGTCTGGTTTATCGTTGAGCACGATGCCCCAAAAGATCCTTATTCGATTATCACCACCGCCAGGAAGTTTCTGCTAAAGCATGTCAATCCTTAA
- the thiD gene encoding bifunctional hydroxymethylpyrimidine kinase/phosphomethylpyrimidine kinase — MKRINALTIAGTDPSGGAGIQADLKTFSALGAYGTSVITALVAQNTRGVQSVYRIEPVFVAAQLDSVLSDVRIDSAKIGMLAQTDIVEAVADRLLRYPVPYVVLDTVMLAKSGDPLLAPEAVEAVRQLLLPRVSLITPNLPEAAALLQCSPADDERGMRRQGDALLAMGCRAVLMKGGHLSDSESPDWLFMPDAEPVRLSAPRVNTRHTHGTGCTLSAALAALRPRHDNWPDTLSAARAYLQGALEQADSLEVGHGIGPVHHFHRWW, encoded by the coding sequence ATGAAACGCATCAACGCGCTGACCATCGCCGGCACCGACCCGAGCGGCGGCGCCGGTATTCAGGCCGACCTTAAAACCTTCTCGGCGCTGGGCGCTTACGGCACCAGCGTGATTACCGCGCTGGTGGCGCAGAATACGCGCGGCGTACAGTCGGTTTATCGCATTGAACCGGTGTTTGTCGCCGCCCAGCTGGATTCGGTGCTGAGCGATGTGCGTATCGACAGCGCCAAAATCGGCATGCTGGCGCAGACGGATATCGTGGAAGCGGTGGCGGACCGGCTGTTGCGCTATCCGGTGCCGTATGTGGTGCTGGACACGGTGATGCTGGCGAAAAGCGGCGATCCGCTGCTGGCGCCGGAAGCGGTAGAGGCGGTACGCCAGCTGCTGTTGCCGCGGGTGTCGCTGATCACCCCCAATCTGCCGGAGGCGGCGGCGCTGTTGCAGTGCTCGCCCGCCGACGATGAGCGTGGTATGCGCCGGCAGGGGGACGCATTACTGGCGATGGGGTGCCGAGCGGTGCTGATGAAAGGCGGTCATCTAAGCGACAGCGAAAGTCCGGACTGGCTATTCATGCCGGATGCGGAGCCGGTGCGGTTGAGCGCGCCGCGCGTCAACACCCGGCATACGCACGGCACCGGCTGCACGCTGTCGGCGGCGCTGGCGGCGTTGCGCCCGCGTCATGACAACTGGCCGGATACGCTGTCCGCCGCGCGGGCGTATCTGCAAGGGGCGCTGGAGCAGGCGGATTCGCTGGAGGTCGGCCACGGCATCGGCCCGGTACACCATTTCCACCGCTGGTGGTGA
- the thiM gene encoding hydroxyethylthiazole kinase, translating into MNARPVLFPAASVADSLDAFRLRAPLVHCLTNEVVQGFTANVLLALGASPAMVVDAGEAAQFSALADGLLINLGTLEADRAQAMRAAVASAIEVGTPWVLDPVAVGGLRFRTEFAFELLAMKPAAVRGNASEIMALAGERSAGRGVDSGNEVLAALPFAIMLARRWATCVAVTGEVDYVTDGERVLAVPGGDALMTRVVGTGCALSAVVAGFCALEGDRLSHVAAACAVMSRCGQQAAAQARGPGSFIPAFLDALYTLNREALA; encoded by the coding sequence ATGAACGCTCGACCTGTACTTTTCCCTGCCGCGTCCGTCGCGGATTCCCTTGATGCTTTCCGTTTGCGCGCACCGCTGGTGCACTGCCTGACCAATGAGGTGGTGCAGGGGTTTACCGCCAATGTGCTGCTGGCGCTGGGCGCCTCGCCCGCGATGGTGGTGGATGCCGGTGAAGCCGCGCAGTTCAGCGCGCTGGCTGATGGGTTACTGATTAATCTGGGCACCCTTGAAGCCGACCGCGCGCAGGCGATGCGCGCGGCGGTGGCGAGCGCCATCGAGGTCGGCACGCCGTGGGTGCTGGACCCGGTAGCGGTGGGCGGCCTGCGTTTTCGCACCGAGTTTGCTTTTGAGCTGCTGGCGATGAAGCCGGCGGCAGTCCGCGGTAACGCCTCTGAAATCATGGCGCTGGCCGGCGAACGTTCGGCCGGGCGCGGGGTGGACAGCGGCAACGAGGTGCTGGCGGCGCTGCCTTTCGCCATTATGCTGGCGCGCCGCTGGGCCACTTGTGTGGCGGTAACCGGCGAGGTGGATTACGTGACCGATGGCGAACGCGTGCTGGCCGTACCCGGCGGCGATGCGCTGATGACGCGGGTGGTCGGCACCGGGTGCGCGCTATCGGCGGTGGTGGCCGGTTTCTGTGCGCTGGAAGGCGACCGACTCAGTCATGTCGCCGCCGCCTGTGCGGTGATGTCCCGCTGCGGGCAGCAGGCCGCGGCGCAGGCGCGTGGGCCGGGCAGTTTCATCCCCGCGTTCCTGGATGCGCTCTATACCCTGAACCGGGAGGCGCTGGCATGA
- a CDS encoding transporter substrate-binding domain-containing protein, whose protein sequence is MSSKNIFLAMILGITSFTVFANSPVTGKTLNIAVSPASPPMLFKTADGKLEGIDLELFSSYCQERKCKLKIMEYSWDGMLGAVASGQADVAFSGISITDKRKKVMDFSSPYYVNSFNLVSLDSHKIDLSDLSKLKNYSIGFPRGMAYADLIKTDLEPKGYYSLSNVKLYPSYNETITDLKNGNLDLAFIEDPVYFDYKNKQKMPIESRYVFKNVDHLGFAFKKGSPVRDDFNAWLNEQGEEKIAGIVDKWMK, encoded by the coding sequence ATGTCATCAAAAAACATTTTTTTAGCCATGATTTTAGGAATAACCTCATTTACTGTTTTTGCAAATAGCCCGGTGACGGGAAAGACACTCAATATCGCCGTATCGCCTGCTTCGCCCCCCATGCTATTCAAAACCGCTGACGGAAAACTGGAAGGGATCGATCTAGAACTCTTCTCGTCATATTGTCAGGAAAGAAAGTGCAAACTAAAAATAATGGAATACTCATGGGACGGTATGCTGGGCGCGGTGGCTAGCGGTCAGGCGGATGTGGCCTTCTCTGGCATATCAATAACGGATAAGCGCAAGAAAGTAATGGACTTTTCATCTCCATATTACGTGAATTCATTTAACCTGGTCAGTTTGGACAGTCATAAAATAGATTTGAGCGATCTGAGTAAATTAAAAAATTATTCCATCGGATTTCCCCGCGGCATGGCGTATGCTGACCTCATCAAAACCGATCTCGAACCCAAAGGGTATTATTCATTAAGCAACGTAAAGCTTTACCCCTCTTATAATGAAACTATTACTGACTTGAAAAATGGGAATCTAGACCTGGCATTCATAGAAGACCCGGTTTACTTTGATTATAAAAACAAACAAAAAATGCCGATTGAAAGCCGCTACGTATTTAAGAATGTCGATCATCTGGGGTTTGCGTTTAAAAAAGGCTCACCGGTGCGGGATGACTTTAACGCCTGGCTTAATGAGCAGGGCGAAGAAAAAATAGCGGGCATCGTAGATAAATGGATGAAATAG
- a CDS encoding amino acid ABC transporter permease — MSSQYIINAGYFLLEGIANTLMVTLTCFTSALIIGLTVAVLRRLAFPSMKKALDFLVFVFRSIPVLIAVFLVYFGLPATGLSISPLLAMNISIGLISGGYLAEVFRGALQLVEPSEITAAKAAGLSKLQIIRHIEMPQMFRFSVPGILNEFSSVLKSSPFAYTVGISEITKQAMSLTATTMNGLVIYTLAGILYFLIYKLSILTAKQLEKKFKMTGDELEKIKVKMYGIDRIK, encoded by the coding sequence ATGTCGTCGCAATATATCATAAATGCAGGCTATTTTTTGCTTGAGGGCATCGCAAACACGTTAATGGTGACATTGACGTGTTTTACCTCAGCCTTGATTATCGGGCTGACAGTCGCCGTTTTACGGCGACTGGCTTTTCCATCCATGAAGAAAGCGCTGGATTTCCTGGTTTTCGTTTTTCGTAGCATCCCGGTGTTAATCGCCGTCTTTCTGGTCTATTTTGGTCTTCCGGCAACAGGTCTGAGCATTTCTCCGCTGCTGGCCATGAATATTAGCATTGGATTAATCAGCGGCGGTTATCTTGCCGAAGTGTTCCGCGGTGCGCTTCAACTGGTTGAGCCTTCAGAAATTACAGCAGCTAAAGCCGCCGGTTTAAGTAAACTACAAATTATAAGACATATCGAAATGCCTCAAATGTTCCGTTTTTCTGTACCTGGAATATTAAACGAATTCTCATCGGTATTAAAATCCTCGCCGTTTGCCTATACCGTAGGTATTTCCGAAATCACAAAACAAGCCATGTCTCTGACCGCTACCACGATGAATGGGTTGGTCATTTATACCCTCGCAGGAATATTATATTTTCTCATTTATAAGCTATCTATTCTTACAGCAAAGCAGCTTGAAAAAAAATTCAAGATGACAGGTGATGAATTAGAGAAAATCAAGGTGAAAATGTATGGCATTGATAGAATTAAGTGA
- a CDS encoding amino acid ABC transporter ATP-binding protein, with protein MALIELSEISKTFSNKKVLDSISLKIEYGEIKVVMGPSGCGKTTLLRCLAQLEKPDSGNIFFHGIDVNNKKFNILEFRKKVGFVFQNYALYRHLNVMDNITLALRKVFNIPHNEAKRKALSELEKLDMVEHSMKYPSQLSGGQQQRVALIRALVTDPEIIVFDEPTSALDPLMTREVGLLIKQLNGRKVTILCVTHDIRLAKQLCDRVTFLNNGRIRAEGSFSVLSSLEADPDIHGFFGEQ; from the coding sequence ATGGCATTGATAGAATTAAGTGAGATCAGTAAAACGTTCAGCAATAAAAAGGTGCTGGATAGCATCAGTTTAAAGATTGAATACGGAGAGATAAAAGTAGTCATGGGTCCATCTGGGTGCGGCAAGACCACCCTGTTACGTTGCCTGGCCCAACTTGAAAAACCAGATTCAGGAAATATATTTTTTCATGGCATAGATGTTAATAATAAAAAATTTAATATTCTTGAGTTCCGGAAAAAAGTGGGTTTTGTTTTCCAGAATTACGCGTTGTATCGTCACCTTAATGTTATGGATAATATTACTCTGGCTCTTCGCAAGGTATTTAATATCCCTCATAACGAGGCCAAGCGTAAGGCTTTATCCGAACTGGAAAAGCTGGATATGGTTGAACACAGCATGAAATATCCTTCACAGCTCTCTGGTGGGCAGCAGCAGCGCGTTGCACTGATTCGCGCGCTGGTTACGGACCCGGAAATCATTGTGTTCGATGAGCCCACATCGGCCCTTGACCCACTGATGACGCGTGAAGTGGGGTTGCTCATAAAACAGCTTAACGGGCGAAAAGTGACAATATTATGTGTGACTCATGACATACGTCTTGCTAAGCAACTGTGTGACCGAGTGACATTCTTAAATAATGGCAGGATCCGTGCTGAAGGGTCTTTTTCCGTACTCTCCTCACTTGAGGCCGATCCGGATATCCATGGCTTTTTTGGAGAGCAATAA